In the genome of Leucobacter luti, one region contains:
- the wecB gene encoding non-hydrolyzing UDP-N-acetylglucosamine 2-epimerase, producing MHTRNFLPPESASSEPIPVTARSEILGAGDIAVVFGTRPEIIKLAPVIRLLGSRARLIHTGQHYDAELSAQLFTQLRLPNPHLFISGVGGTSRGMQIATALAALSTEFAERPPAVVVVQGDTNSVSAGAQAAHYAGVPVLHVEAGLRSQDRAMPEEVNRLVTGVIADVHCAATEHNAQNLRAEGINQARVLVTGNTIVESTWESLADLDSGREGSRAAAEAAPDVLATIHRPENTDSAAALGRILDALAALCDRGFGVRLVAHPRTRAAITRFGLAERATLLDVVPSVSHAEFLESAREARLLLSDSGGLQEECTVLKKPLLVVRRSTERPESIETGFARLVPPEADLLAEALAILADRNRERELRRTASPYGDGRASERIAELCLALAAGATPEQAVAAVSVQHPASRFRRESPESAAPVA from the coding sequence ATGCACACCCGAAACTTCTTGCCACCAGAAAGCGCCTCCTCGGAGCCTATCCCGGTCACGGCGCGTTCGGAGATCCTCGGCGCGGGGGACATCGCCGTGGTGTTCGGGACACGCCCAGAAATCATCAAGCTCGCCCCGGTGATCCGCTTGCTCGGGTCGCGGGCTCGGCTCATCCACACCGGTCAGCACTACGACGCGGAATTGTCCGCTCAGCTTTTTACTCAGCTCCGGCTACCCAACCCGCACCTGTTCATCTCGGGTGTGGGAGGCACGAGCCGGGGCATGCAGATTGCCACGGCACTGGCCGCCCTTTCCACCGAGTTTGCCGAGCGACCGCCCGCGGTGGTTGTCGTGCAGGGGGACACGAACTCGGTGTCGGCCGGGGCACAGGCGGCGCACTACGCTGGGGTTCCCGTGCTCCACGTGGAGGCGGGCCTGCGCTCCCAAGACCGAGCCATGCCGGAGGAGGTGAACCGTCTCGTCACGGGCGTGATCGCCGATGTGCACTGTGCCGCGACGGAGCATAACGCGCAGAACCTGCGTGCTGAGGGGATCAACCAGGCGCGCGTGCTGGTGACTGGGAACACGATTGTGGAGTCGACCTGGGAGTCACTCGCGGATCTCGACTCGGGCCGTGAGGGCAGCCGGGCCGCAGCCGAGGCGGCCCCGGATGTGCTTGCGACGATTCACCGTCCAGAGAACACCGATTCGGCCGCGGCGCTCGGCCGCATCTTGGACGCCCTCGCGGCGCTGTGTGATCGGGGATTTGGAGTCCGTCTGGTGGCTCACCCCCGGACTCGGGCGGCCATCACCCGATTCGGGTTGGCGGAACGAGCAACTCTACTGGACGTGGTTCCCTCGGTGTCGCATGCGGAGTTCCTTGAGAGCGCACGCGAAGCTCGGCTGCTGCTCTCGGACTCGGGCGGTCTCCAAGAGGAGTGCACCGTCCTTAAGAAACCGCTGTTGGTCGTTCGACGCAGCACCGAACGGCCGGAGTCAATCGAGACGGGATTTGCTCGATTGGTGCCCCCTGAAGCCGATTTGCTGGCGGAGGCACTGGCGATCCTGGCAGATCGGAACCGGGAGCGTGAGCTCCGACGGACTGCGTCCCCCTACGGGGACGGTCGGGCGAGCGAGCGCATCGCGGAACTCTGTCTGGCGCTCGCGGCTGGCGCGACGCCGGAGCAAGCGGTCGCGGCAGTGTCCGTCCAACACCCCGCAAGCCGGTTCAGGAGAGAATCACCGGAAAGCGCTGCTCCGGTGGCCTAG
- a CDS encoding LuxR family transcriptional regulator: MLSSVEIAPSVSRRDALGARLAETDVTAGRLVLAALGALERRSATEVPALAVQLRNAGLSGLALHLYDQANSWDVDAFPDGGDPVVAGHRRAFERTLTDGPYRSVRFRTQVQLTERENHVALLLGAGRSNREIAETLVLSIRTVETHVHRILRKTGARNRAEVSSVLSE; encoded by the coding sequence ATGCTGAGCTCGGTTGAAATCGCCCCGTCCGTTTCTAGGCGCGATGCACTCGGTGCCCGTCTGGCTGAGACGGATGTCACCGCAGGTCGGCTCGTCCTGGCCGCGCTCGGAGCGCTGGAGCGGCGCTCGGCCACGGAGGTTCCCGCGCTCGCCGTGCAGTTGCGCAACGCTGGGCTGAGCGGCCTCGCCCTGCACCTCTACGATCAGGCGAACAGCTGGGACGTGGACGCCTTCCCGGACGGGGGAGACCCCGTGGTGGCCGGACACCGCAGAGCGTTCGAACGAACGCTCACGGATGGTCCCTACCGATCGGTGCGCTTTCGAACTCAGGTGCAGCTCACAGAGCGTGAGAATCATGTTGCTCTGCTCCTGGGCGCGGGGCGCAGCAACCGGGAGATCGCAGAGACCCTGGTGCTCAGTATTCGCACCGTGGAAACCCACGTACATCGCATCCTGCGCAAGACGGGCGCGCGCAACCGGGCAGAGGTATCCAGCGTGCTCTCCGAGTGA
- a CDS encoding LuxR C-terminal-related transcriptional regulator, with amino-acid sequence MRAGLPIDVVGVRYSGRTSYLTEVGDRLSEDGWQVVWVRGNASLSGTPFGILMAAGFLTQSTPGQLRPTLPLAVDALAAAAPSSQSVLLIDDWDDLDEASWGAILAFRQRSDSGIVLSRVLGRAPRLSAQGVYPATPGNALVARIPALTFREMRGELERRLGGPIDHTTLTQLFAKAGGLIGVACQLVEVARLTGRLVQVEGLWTSEGDLWSPELIGVAESWLEFLSSEQRDAHEMLALAGICELETVRRFADWPTLESLEATELVRVHSAGSRVLVTAQPPLLVEYYRHRPRAIRTIRLTENLRGKLGAEPEVLSPHSTLGDPSHGDLVLGGASQTRRQAAVISRLVYEQNRTRALVARADWQRTPSAASTASYAQALIVSGADSAEIEAVLGTELPGAQDRVDMVWLIRLRAEWQAFAQLDLVGALRLLHEIPEAWAPLHRMAEVWSVSLQHTLRDVPKNFSGALDLDEELPDSLRISLLRVRTNLFTTLGRFESALEAIDGAERFSQEELGFSIDSLRGVVLLGLGHSEQAMTWSRRGYEEALTALDVQALRGHAAALVYALEADGRYAEAEAILAVALPLNSAPRTLEVTATEVALHGCAGLIAARRGRREEAIRHAEVAESFGLPDVPVLHDCVPLLRAQLLIGENRISEAKELLWRRGQNLFERGYRFPGILLLLTALEITPDPEQLREVTQLAEMLDGEFVHGYLAAVTLQHDREQRSGELVEVAERLVRSGRTGLALSLLQRSSSDSDPAAAALRERLSAEILSRAPERVYETARVHPRHTTLTGREGEVARLIAQGLGNAQIADLLVLSVRTVETHVHRIMRKLNCGSRQQVRALILGLG; translated from the coding sequence GTGCGCGCAGGGCTCCCGATCGATGTCGTGGGTGTCCGCTACAGCGGACGAACCTCGTATCTCACCGAAGTTGGTGACCGGCTGTCCGAGGACGGCTGGCAGGTCGTGTGGGTGCGGGGGAATGCGTCGCTGTCCGGGACCCCCTTCGGGATCTTGATGGCCGCCGGATTCCTCACGCAGAGCACCCCCGGACAGCTTCGGCCGACCCTGCCGCTCGCCGTGGATGCTCTAGCCGCCGCCGCACCTTCATCGCAGAGCGTCCTGCTCATCGATGACTGGGACGACCTTGATGAGGCCTCCTGGGGCGCCATCCTCGCGTTTCGGCAGCGCTCGGACTCCGGCATTGTGCTCTCCCGGGTTCTGGGCAGGGCGCCTCGGCTGAGCGCGCAGGGGGTCTACCCGGCCACACCCGGGAACGCGCTCGTGGCGCGAATCCCCGCGCTTACGTTTCGGGAGATGCGAGGGGAGCTGGAGCGACGGCTGGGCGGCCCGATCGACCATACAACCCTCACCCAGCTGTTCGCAAAGGCTGGCGGGCTCATTGGGGTGGCCTGCCAGTTGGTTGAGGTGGCACGCCTCACGGGTCGACTCGTCCAAGTGGAGGGGCTCTGGACCTCCGAGGGAGACCTGTGGAGCCCCGAGCTGATCGGGGTTGCCGAGTCGTGGCTGGAATTTCTCAGCTCCGAGCAGCGGGATGCCCATGAAATGCTCGCGCTCGCCGGGATCTGCGAGCTGGAGACCGTGCGCCGCTTTGCGGACTGGCCAACCTTGGAATCGTTAGAAGCTACGGAGCTGGTTCGCGTGCACTCCGCGGGCAGCCGGGTACTCGTCACCGCACAACCGCCGCTCCTGGTGGAGTACTATCGTCACCGCCCGCGTGCCATCCGAACGATTCGACTCACGGAGAATCTGCGCGGCAAGCTGGGTGCGGAGCCGGAAGTGCTCTCCCCGCATTCCACGCTCGGCGACCCCTCCCACGGGGACCTCGTCCTCGGCGGGGCTTCGCAGACCCGGCGGCAAGCTGCCGTCATCAGCCGTCTCGTGTACGAGCAAAACCGGACCCGTGCGCTGGTGGCTCGTGCAGACTGGCAGCGCACCCCGAGCGCAGCGAGCACAGCCAGCTACGCGCAGGCGCTCATCGTGAGCGGTGCCGATTCCGCCGAGATCGAGGCAGTGCTGGGCACTGAGCTTCCCGGTGCGCAGGACCGTGTGGACATGGTGTGGTTGATTCGGCTACGCGCGGAGTGGCAAGCATTTGCCCAGCTTGATTTGGTCGGAGCGCTACGGCTGCTGCACGAGATCCCAGAGGCCTGGGCACCCCTGCATCGGATGGCCGAGGTGTGGTCCGTATCGCTGCAGCACACCCTGCGCGATGTTCCGAAGAACTTCTCGGGGGCGCTCGATCTGGACGAGGAGCTGCCCGATTCACTGCGAATCAGCCTGCTCCGAGTGAGGACCAACCTGTTCACAACCCTGGGTCGTTTCGAGTCGGCCCTCGAGGCCATCGACGGTGCGGAGCGCTTTTCCCAGGAGGAACTGGGGTTTAGCATTGACTCGCTGCGCGGCGTGGTGCTCCTGGGGCTCGGCCACAGCGAGCAGGCGATGACCTGGTCGCGACGCGGGTACGAGGAGGCACTGACCGCACTTGATGTCCAGGCCCTGCGGGGGCATGCAGCGGCGCTGGTGTATGCCCTCGAGGCCGACGGGCGCTACGCGGAAGCCGAGGCGATCTTGGCCGTGGCGCTCCCTCTGAATAGCGCACCGCGGACCCTGGAGGTCACGGCAACGGAGGTCGCCCTACACGGCTGCGCCGGTTTGATCGCTGCGCGACGCGGCCGCAGGGAGGAGGCCATTCGACACGCCGAGGTGGCCGAGAGCTTCGGTTTGCCTGATGTCCCAGTGCTCCATGACTGCGTGCCCCTGCTGCGGGCCCAGTTACTCATCGGGGAAAACCGGATCTCGGAAGCCAAAGAGCTGCTCTGGCGGCGGGGACAGAACCTGTTCGAGCGCGGCTACCGGTTCCCCGGGATCCTGCTCCTGCTGACTGCACTCGAAATCACACCAGATCCGGAGCAACTCCGCGAGGTGACCCAACTGGCTGAGATGCTCGACGGGGAATTTGTGCACGGATATCTCGCAGCGGTGACACTGCAGCATGACCGGGAACAGCGTTCAGGTGAACTCGTCGAGGTCGCGGAGCGTTTGGTCCGCTCCGGGCGGACCGGACTCGCCCTATCGCTCCTCCAGCGCAGCAGCTCGGACAGCGATCCCGCCGCCGCCGCGCTCAGGGAACGGCTCTCCGCCGAGATTTTGTCACGGGCGCCCGAGCGGGTCTACGAGACCGCCCGGGTGCACCCCCGACACACCACCCTCACAGGCCGTGAGGGAGAGGTCGCCCGGCTGATCGCGCAGGGACTCGGCAACGCCCAAATCGCTGACCTCCTGGTGCTGAGTGTACGGACAGTGGAGACGCACGTCCACCGCATCATGCGCAAGCTGAACTGCGGGAGCCGGCAACAGGTAAGAGCGCTGATTCTCGGCCTGGGCTAG